In Cytobacillus oceanisediminis, the following proteins share a genomic window:
- a CDS encoding alpha/beta hydrolase, which translates to MRVVAPKPFTFGNGKRAVLLLHGFTGNTADVRMMARFLETKGYTCHAPQYKGHGVPPEELVHTGPEDWWKDVMEGYEFLKNKGHKEIAVAGLSLGGVFSLKLGYTVPVKGIVPMCAPMYIKSEKVMYEGILSYAREYKRLEGKPEEQIEQEMEEFQKTPMNTLKALQELIADVRNHVDMIYSPTFVVQARHDHMINTDSANIIFNEVENDLKQLKWYEESGHVITLDKERDQLHEDVYGFLEKLDWEE; encoded by the coding sequence ATGAGAGTTGTTGCGCCAAAACCATTTACATTTGGAAATGGAAAAAGAGCAGTCCTGCTGCTGCATGGTTTCACTGGAAATACAGCAGATGTAAGAATGATGGCAAGATTTCTTGAAACAAAGGGATACACCTGCCATGCCCCGCAGTATAAGGGACATGGAGTTCCGCCAGAAGAGCTTGTTCATACAGGCCCGGAAGACTGGTGGAAAGATGTGATGGAAGGGTACGAATTTCTAAAAAACAAGGGACATAAAGAAATTGCAGTGGCCGGACTTTCCCTTGGCGGCGTATTTTCCCTTAAATTGGGTTACACTGTACCTGTAAAGGGTATTGTTCCGATGTGCGCACCTATGTACATAAAAAGCGAAAAAGTCATGTATGAAGGAATTCTGAGCTACGCAAGAGAATATAAGAGACTTGAAGGAAAGCCGGAAGAACAAATTGAACAGGAAATGGAAGAGTTCCAAAAGACACCGATGAATACATTAAAGGCACTCCAGGAGCTGATCGCGGATGTGCGCAATCATGTGGATATGATTTACTCCCCAACATTTGTTGTACAGGCACGACATGACCATATGATCAACACGGACAGTGCTAATATCATTTTTAATGAAGTGGAGAATGACTTAAAGCAGCTGAAGTGGTACGAAGAATCCGGGCACGTGATTACTCTCGATAAAGAGCGTGACCAGCTGCATGAAGATGTGTATGGGTTTTTAGAAAAGCTTGATTGGGAAGAATAA
- the secG gene encoding preprotein translocase subunit SecG translates to MHTLLITLLVIVSIGLIVVVLLQSGKSAGLSGAISGGAEQLFGKQKARGIDLVLHRITIVLSVLFFILTVLVSYFAI, encoded by the coding sequence ATGCATACATTATTGATTACCCTTTTAGTCATAGTTTCGATTGGCCTTATTGTAGTTGTACTCCTTCAGTCTGGTAAAAGCGCAGGTCTTTCCGGTGCCATTTCAGGGGGAGCTGAGCAGCTTTTTGGAAAGCAAAAAGCACGCGGGATTGATCTGGTTCTTCACCGCATCACAATCGTTCTTTCTGTTTTATTCTTTATCCTTACTGTTTTGGTTTCTTATTTCGCTATATAA
- a CDS encoding nuclease-related domain-containing protein, which produces MRRLPGTHSKRALIENDLVKRRAGFRGEEAVDYFLKDLAGFLILKDIRLSNGNGDFYQIDVLLLCSNFLLILEIKNISGTIYFDPTFNQLIQSKQENERGFLDPLIQAERQQKELAKWLADRKIRTPIEYLVVISNPSTVIKTSSYHKLALEKVLHAGHLRERIDKLKEKYPVEKLTVKEIRKISRAVLKQHTPANYNVLKYYDIDIKDIITGIQCPACSRFSMKRVRGSWKCSACHTADKAAHVRALQDYLMLIDSSITNHQFRKFTHVSSSNIAKKLLTGMDLPYSGEKKSRIYQIPKDFFE; this is translated from the coding sequence TTGAGGAGGCTGCCAGGAACACATTCAAAAAGAGCATTGATTGAAAATGATCTGGTCAAGCGGAGGGCTGGTTTTCGCGGAGAAGAAGCCGTGGATTATTTCTTAAAAGATTTAGCTGGGTTCTTGATACTTAAGGATATACGGCTTTCCAATGGAAACGGCGACTTCTATCAAATCGATGTGCTGCTCCTATGTTCAAACTTCCTTCTTATCCTCGAAATTAAGAACATCTCCGGCACTATTTATTTTGACCCCACATTTAACCAGCTGATTCAGAGCAAGCAAGAGAATGAAAGAGGGTTTCTTGATCCTTTGATACAAGCCGAAAGACAGCAAAAGGAACTTGCAAAATGGCTAGCTGATAGAAAGATTCGCACACCCATTGAGTACCTTGTTGTAATCAGCAATCCTTCCACTGTTATCAAGACTTCCTCTTATCATAAATTGGCCTTAGAAAAAGTGCTGCATGCGGGCCATTTGAGAGAAAGGATAGATAAACTAAAGGAGAAATATCCGGTAGAGAAATTAACAGTTAAAGAAATCAGAAAAATAAGCAGAGCTGTTTTAAAACAACATACTCCTGCCAATTACAATGTCCTAAAATACTATGATATTGATATAAAAGATATTATTACCGGCATTCAATGTCCTGCCTGTAGCAGGTTCTCTATGAAACGAGTAAGAGGCAGCTGGAAATGCAGTGCCTGCCATACAGCTGATAAGGCAGCACATGTAAGAGCCCTCCAAGATTACCTCATGCTGATTGATTCCTCTATTACAAACCATCAATTTCGAAAATTCACCCATGTATCTTCCTCAAATATTGCAAAAAAGCTGCTGACTGGTATGGATCTTCCCTATTCCGGAGAGAAAAAGAGCAGAATCTATCAAATACCGAAAGATTTTTTTGAGTGA